In Carya illinoinensis cultivar Pawnee chromosome 6, C.illinoinensisPawnee_v1, whole genome shotgun sequence, a single genomic region encodes these proteins:
- the LOC122312970 gene encoding uncharacterized protein LOC122312970 produces the protein MDFWLDVKCANFLESAIEKTEEQFRTHFGHQHPLELLDNLPTDPIFCCVCGKYPSDPTYGCLECHFFVHRSCFERSWPEEIQHFYHPCLLTLSENCIPNTFCRACRLLLPQGTAFYGCKRCNFVMDVGCTFLASTEYAGNQEQVGHFLHGHPLSLSKIEESNQIDCYLCEKPCNGTAYGCGKSGCEDVYFHKSCVDETQQEILSIRHTQHPLTLLDHHLTPSRCNSCHGFIERFTHFYQCAICNFNLHWKCNVKAATEYEGHNHPLILWENIDNYYGLKCDKFQITTTIKETEEQFRTHFGHYYPLVLLDILPTDPIFCCVCGKYPSDPTYGCLQCHFFIHGSCFERSWPKEIQHFYHPCLLTLYKDCMPTIRCGACRRHLPLGAAIYGCKPCKFFMDVGCTFLASTEYAGNQEQIGHFVHGHPLSLSKIEESNQIDCYLCKKPCNGTTYGCGRSSCKDVYFHESCLDETRQKIYNIHHPQHPLTLLDHHIISSRCNSCREFIKDFTHVYGCDKCDFNLHWKCNVKAAIEYEGHNHRLQFGTNIGNYSVLCRACSSTIECKSHVIRCLSCKDFNLHLECGPLPYRIKDKCHIDSLTLTNSLGEHEDETDDEFYCDACENKRDPRLPTYQCQECQYVAELKCVISEVISTLAGEYGDAELRSPLGQLGRVLLINPKDAKHMIQNKEDQLLQPLPASRSLSDILDSLSEAEKKELLSSGLQIRGSEIVTGNPFDDEKILQFSDESYSHFMKFLHHGESFYEEFQLDGNIHKYYSFKLDLDDKVVYVGDHMVTRKYASIIRSLLSKHGDVSVGSSTSSPELKMCFFHVLCECIYSMSNTSVVEITDDKLVKWWRSLIILQSAGFRIEFAFDRLKRVAHAHFGAYVRKLVDKTRQELDRDIEALTEKRKRIIVAESAKSSLVVECLREAEVLKQSKAGSRLL, from the exons ATGGACTTCTGGCTTGATGTTAAATGTGCTAATTTTCTAGAGTCTGCGATAGAAAAGACGGAGGAGCAATTTAGGACTCATTTTGGCCACCAGCATCCATTGGAGCTTCTCGACAACCTGCCTACCGATCCTATTTTCTGCTGCGTATGTGGAAAATACCCCTCGGATCCAACCTACGGTTGTCTCGAATGTCATTTTTTTGTCCATCGATCGTGTTTTGAACGGAGCTGGCCGGAGGAGATACAACATTTCTATCATCCCTGTCTTCTCACCCTTTCTGAAAATTGTATACCGAACACATTTTGCAGAGCTTGTAGACTACTCTTGCCTCAAGGGACCGCCTTCTATGGCTGCAAACGGTGCAATTTTGTGATGGATGTTGGTTGCACTTTTTTGGCCTCTACTGAATATGCAGGTAATCAAGAACAGGTTGGTCATTTCCTCCATGGACATCCATTGTCACTCTCCAAGATCGAGGAAAGTAACCAAATTGATTGCTACTTATGTGAGAAACCCTGCAATGGTACTGCCTATGGTTGTGGCAAAAGTGGCTGTGAGGATGTTTACTTTCACAAATCATGCGTTGATGAAACGCAGCAAGAGATCTTAAGTATCCGTCACACTCAACACCCTCTCACCTTGCTTGATCATCATTTAACACCGTCACGATGCAATTCCTGTCACGGGTTTATTGAACGGTTCACTCACTTCTATCAGTGCGCCATATGCAACTTCAACTTGCACTGGAAATGTAATGTAAAGGCTGCCACAGAATACGAGGGTCACAATCACCCTCTAATATTATGGGAGAATATAGATAATTACTATGGTCTTAAATGTGATAAATTTCAAATTACGACTACAATAAAAGAGACGGAGGAGCAATTTAGGACTCATTTTGGCCACTATTATCCATTGGTGCTTCTCGACATCCTGCCTACCGATCCTATTTTCTGCTGCGTATGTGGAAAGTACCCCTCGGATCCAACCTACGGTTGTCTCCAATGTCATTTTTTTATCCATGGATCGTGTTTTGAACGGAGCTGGCCGAAGGAGATACAACATTTCTATCATCCCTGTCTTCTCACCCTTTATAAAGATTGTATGCCGACGATTCGTTGCGGAGCTTGTAGACGACACTTGCCTCTAGGGGCCGCCATCTATGGCTGCAAACCGTGCAAATTTTTTATGGATGTTGGTTGCACTTTTTTGGCCTCTACCGAATATGCAGGTAATCAAGAACAGATTGGTCATTTCGTCCATGGACATCCATTATCACTCTCCAAGATCGAGGAAAGTAACCAAATTGATTGCTACTTATGTAAAAAACCCTGCAATGGTACTACCTATGGTTGTGGCAGAAGTAGCTGTAAGGATGTTTACTTTCACGAATCATGCCTTGATGAAACGCGGCAAAAGATCTACAATATCCATCACCCTCAACACCCTCTCACCTTGCTTGACCATCATATAATATCGTCACGATGCAATTCCTGTCGCGAGTTTATTAAAGACTTCACTCATGTCTATGGGTGCGACAAGTGCGACTTCAACTTGCACTGGAAATGCAATGTAAAGGCTGCCATAGAATACGAGGGTCACAATCACCGTCTACAATTCGGGACCAATATAGGTAACTATAGTGTTCTGTGCAGGGCTTGCAGTTCCACCATTGAATGCAAATCACATGTCATCAGATGTCTCTCTTGTAAAGATTTCAATCTTCATCTTGAATGCGGTCCATTACCATATAGAATTAAAGATAAATGTCACATAGATTCTCTCACTCTCACGAACTCTCTTGGTGAACATGAAGATGAGACAGACGATGAATTCTACTGTGATGCTTGTGAGAACAAAAGAGATCCACGATTGCCCACTTACCAGTGCCAAGAATGTCAATATGTGGCTGAGTTAAAATGCGTCATATCTGAG GTAATATCAACTTTAGCGGGAGAGTATGGAGATGCAGAGCTGAGAAGTCCTCTTGGACAATTAGGTAGGGTACTACTGATTAATCCCAAAGATGCAAAACATATGATTCAAAATAAAGAAGACCAACTACTCCAGCCATTGCCAGCTTCAAGAAGTTTAAGTGATATTTTAGATTCGCTGAGTGAAGCTGAGAAAAAGGAATTATTGTCTAGTGGTTTACAGATCAGAGGAAGTGAAATAGTTACTGGTAATCCTTTTGACGACgagaaaattttacaattttctgaCGAGTCATACTcacattttatgaaatttcttcaTCATGGCGAAAGCTTTTATGAAGAATTTCAACTCGATGGGAATATTCACAAGTACTATTCCTTCAAGTTGGATTTGGACGACAAGGTTGTATATGTTGGAGATCATATGGTTACTCGGAAGTATGCCTCTATCATCAGGAGCTTGCTTTCTAAGCATGGAGATGTTAGTGTTGGGTCCAGTACCTCAAGTCCAGAACTCAAAATGTGTTTCTTTCACGTACTATGTGAGTGTATATATAGCATGAGCAACACAAGTGTTGTGGAAATTACCGATGATAAGCTTGTTAAGTGGTGGAGAAGCTTGATAATCTTGCAGTCTGCAGGATTTAGAATTGAATTTGCCTTTGATCGTTTGAAGAGAGTCGCACATGCTCACTTTGGTGCTTATGTCAGAAAGCTAGTCGACAAAACTCGTCAGGAACTCGACCGAGATATTGAGGCACTCACCGAGAAACGCAAGCGCATAATAGTTGCAGAATCTGCAAAATCCAGCTTAGTAGTGGAATGCTTGAGAGAAGCTGAAGTATTGAAGCAGAGCAAAGCGGGTAGTAGACTGTTATAA
- the LOC122312580 gene encoding transcription factor-like protein DPB, which yields MGLHVNKAKTAPQMVHLETNGATIIQAAPTQAKEASSPRTSDGQENKWLIDSAASHNITGDIQNLSIHSEYDGTDEVILGDGTETGLTLLHNASLPLSYWPHATVEVEISEDMQLVHFDFNSTPFELHDDNYVLKAMKFCEKPQIDDMAHNLSADGGEGSSMSGMYQPQIPFPSMSNTAVRPPTSPPLPGILKARVKHEH from the exons ATGGGCCTTCACGTCAACAAGGCCAAAACCGCTCCTCAAATGGTCCACCTTGAGACCAACGGCGCAACAATAATTCAGGCCGCCCCAACTCAAGCCAAAGAGGCTTCCAGCCCAA GAACATCTGATGGTCAAGAAAACAAATGGTTAATTGACTCCGCAGCTTCCCACAATATTACAGGTGATATACAAAATTTATCCATTCACTCTGAGTATGATGGCACTGACGAAGTCATTCTTGGAGATGGTACAG AGACAGGTCTTACCTTGCTTCATAATGCTTCCTTACCACTCTCTTATTGGCCTCATGCAACTGTCGAGGTGGAAATATCAGAGGATATGCAATTGGTGCATTTTGACTTCAACAG TACCCCATTTGAGCTCCATGATGACAACTACGTTCTAAAGGCAATGAAATTTTGTGAAAAACCACAGATTGATGATATGGCGCACAATCTCTCTGCAGATGGAGGTGAAGGTTCTAGCATGTCAGGCATGTATCAACCACAGATCCCCTTTCCTTCAATGTCAAACACAGCGGTTAGGCCTCCCACCTCACCGCCTCTTCCTGGAATACTAAAAGCACGTGTCAAGCATGAGCATTAA
- the LOC122312581 gene encoding uncharacterized protein LOC122312581, translating to MPPFDGTPPSVAKKNQWVRQDKLILSAILASTSPTIMPLITTAKTSYEAWKKLSTMYTSKSRTRAMQLKEELTLIQHGTRPILEYLHAVKGLADEIALIDHPISDDDLTLYVLNGVGPEFCEIVAPIRARDKSLAFEELHDLLVEHESYLRRMEAAT from the coding sequence ATGCCCCCTTTTGATGGAACCCCACCGTCTGTAGCTAAGAAAAACCAATGGGTTAGGCAAGATAAGCTAATTCTTAGTGCTATTCTTGCATCTACTTCACCAACAATCATGCCCCTCATTACCACAGCCAAAACCTCATATGAGGCATGGAAAAAATTATCAACTATGTATACAAGCAAATCACGTACAAGGGCAATGCAACTCAAGGAAGAACTGACCTTAATTCAGCATGGAACTCGACCAATCCTAGAGTACCTTCATGCGGTTAAAGGATTGGCTGATGAGATAGCTCTCATCGATCACCCAATCTCCGATGATGACTTAACCCTATATGTCCTCAACGGGGTGGGTCCTGAATTTTGTGAGATTGTTGCACCTATTCGGGCAAGAGACAAATCACTAGCCTTTGAAGAACTCCATGATCTACTTGTTGAACATGAGAGCTACTTGAGGAGGATGGAGGCTGCTACATAG
- the LOC122312582 gene encoding uncharacterized protein LOC122312582 yields the protein MAKNPQPKSPKYNSPSEDPNSHFFIHHSDNAHMVIVTPPLIGSNYLTWNRSFTLAISIKNKLGFLDGSVPILDISDPLYVPWLRCNNLLIEIFNSISKEIDSNVMFVSSAKDVWEKLKDRFSQPDNVWIYNLQQQLNSIVQGNLSVSEYFTQLNAIWEELNSYRPLPHCLCGKCNRNALNDIGKTQQLDNIFKFLMGLTDKYDNIREQIILTSLMPFLDKTFSLVLQKERQRKIRTVSLSSPESPALAVLQNNKSKEKSDMTCYHCGKVGHTKEKCFRLISQLNIHEPKTYQSSSQTSSIQPNPTQSAAIVTELPSSSNMANTVVLTLVVVLWYRLKVLDAAMSIKKGH from the exons ATGGCTAAGAATCCTCAACCAAAATCACCCAAATATAACTCTCCTTCAGAAGATCCTAATAGCCATTTCTTTATACATCATAGTGACAATGCTCACATGGTGATAGTCACTCCACCTTTAATAGGTTCAAATTATCTTACATGGAACAGGTCTTTCACATTGgctatttcaataaaaaataagctAGGATTTCTAGATGGCTCTGTTCCCATACTAGACATTTCTGATCCTCTCTATGTTCCCTGGTTAAGATGCAACAATTTACTCATTGAGATTTTCAATTCCATTTCAAAGGAGATTGATTCAAATGTGATGTTCGTGAGTTCAGCCAAGGATGTGTGGGAGAAACTCAAAGATCGTTTTTCACAACCTGATAATGTATGGATTTATAATCTCCAACAGCAACTAAATTCCATTGTGCAAGGAAACTTGTCTGTAAGTGAATATTTTACTCAACTCAATGCTATATGGGAAGAACTAAATAGCTACAGACCTTTGCCTCATTGTTTGTGTGGAAAATGTAATCGTAATGCTTTGAATGACATTGGCAAAACACAACAgttagataatatttttaagtttttaatggGGTTGACTgacaaatatgataatataaGGGAACAGATCATACTCACAAGCCTCATGCCTTTCCTTGACAAGACCTTCTCTTTAGTTTTGCAAAAggaaaggcaaaggaaaatacGCACTGTATCACTGTCTTCACCTGAGTCACCAGCTCTTGCTGTtttacaaaacaataagagtaaagaaaaatctgatatgACATGTTATCATTGTGGCAAGGTTGGACATACTAAGGAGAAATGTTTCAGATTG ATATCTCAATTGAACATACATGAACCAAAGACCTACCAATCCTCTAGCCAAACCTCATCCATTCAACCTAACCCCACACAGTCAGCTGCTATTGTGACCGAACTTCCATCAAGTTCTAACATGGCAA ATACTGTAGTGCTAACACTTGTAGTTGTCCTATGGTACAGACTTAAGGTGCTGGATGCTGCTATGTCCATAAAGAAAGGCCACTGA